A genomic window from Solanum stenotomum isolate F172 chromosome 10, ASM1918654v1, whole genome shotgun sequence includes:
- the LOC125842901 gene encoding uncharacterized protein LOC125842901, translating into MVNEDSHRFMYYFLAFGACIKGFAHMRKVIAVDGTHLHGKYEGVLLSVVAQDMENHVYPIAFCFMDKENDASWTFFFEKLKEIVIDEPDLCFISDRYKSIANSIVNIYNHAHHGYCMRHLGENLRVNHHCGDYIYLYYNAAKAYSLEEFDNHFVEFKNKCPTATVVLKNDIGFEKWSRAHFFGNRYDVMTTNIAESLNVMLIDEREYHVASIFNSIAKRFGELFREKHAYILKSMGNQIVSAAEKIARKKIIEGDSLYVENIIGDDNQFIVFGAGVTAYVDLLEKSCSCREYDFIKILCAHAMTVLRSKHGNEYGMSIYEYSSPLYKVEAYLLAYMDSISVVPLELKWCVPEELLNVNILPPLVDTKLRRKRRKRVKGIGENFKSKRKKKYSICKRTGHKRTTCVNNNKS; encoded by the coding sequence ATGGTAAACGAGGATAGTCATAGGTTCATGTATTATTTCTTGGCCTTTGGTGCTTGCATTAAGGGATTTGCCCACATGAGAAAGGTAATTGCGGTTGACGGCACTCATTTACATGGTAAATACGAGGGCGTGTTGTTGAGCGTTGTTGCACAAGATATGGAGAATCATGTTTATCCGATTGCCTTTTGTTTCATGGacaaagaaaatgatgcatCTTGGACATTCTTCTTTGAGAAATTGAAGGAAATTGTGATCGATGAACCAGATTTGTGTTTTATCTCTGATAGATACAAGAGTATCGCCAACAGTATTGTGAACATTTACAATCATGCTCACCACGGATATTGTATGAGGCACCTCGGTGAAAATCTCCGCGTAAATCATCATTGTGGAGATTACATTTATCTTTACTACAATGCGGCAAAGGCTTACTCTTTGGAGGAGTTTGACAATCATTTTGTAGAATTCAAAAACAAATGCCCCACGGCAACCGTTGTCCTTAAGAATGATATTGGTTTTGAGAAGTGGAGCAGGGCACATTTTTTTGGCAATAGATATGATGTGATGACCACAAATATCGCCGAGTCACTCAATGTTATGTTGATAGACGAAAGAGAGTATCACGTGGCATCTATATTTAATTCGATTGCTAAGAGGTTTGGAGAATTGTTTAGGGAGAAGCATGCATATATCCTCAAATCAATGGGTAATCAAATAGTGTCGGCTGCGGAAAAAATcgcaagaaaaaaaataatagaggGCGACTCCTTGTATGTGGAAAATATAATCGGGGACGACAATCAATTTATCGTGTTCGGTGCGGGCGTTACTGCCTATGTGGACCTACTGGAAAAGTCATGTTCATGTAGGGAATATGACTTTATCAAGATACTTTGTGCTCACGCGATGACCGTTTTGCGATCGAAGCATGGCAATGAGTATGGTATGAGCATCTATGAGTATTCTTCTcctttgtataaagttgaagcGTACCTTCTTGCATACATGGATTCTATTAGTGTTGTCCCTCTCGAGTTGAAATGGTGTGTTCCAGAAGAATTGCTTAATGTGAACATTCTTCCGCCTCTTGTCGATACCAAgcttagaagaaaaagaagaaaacgtGTCAAAGGCATCGGTGAGAATTTCAAgagcaagagaaagaaaaaatattcaatttgtaAGAGAACCGGACACAAGAGAACTACATGTGTGAACAACAATAAATCTTAA